TATAGGTCTTGGCATGGAGATATTAAGCGGAAGACTTGATGCCCAAAAAAATGCTCCGGGATATCAAAGATTACTTGATGAATTTGCCCGTCATCACCCTAATTTTTTGCCAAAAACCTGGCAAAATCTAAAACAATGGTTTGCCTTTTACAATAACTCCGAGGATATGGAGCTCATTTTCGCCCCAGTATTGTTTCGCGTGAATCAACACTATACTGCTGATTTGGATGAACAAATCTTAGAGGAATTGACTAATCTCGTCTGGAAAAATAAAACTCAAATTGAACTGGGAACCGCTTGGCATCAACTGATTAATTCACCATTAAACTCATTTTCAAAAATTGATAATTTGCCGCTACAACAGAGAAAGGAATTACTAAATCAGTTAAAAGAAATTCTTAAAAGATATACCGGAGACTCAAGTAGAACTGATATTAAAGAATTTTTAGTACAGAACGCCAAAGAACTTTTAGCCACTTTAAAAGTAAAAATTAGTAGCGATCCAAACCCATTTCAAAGACAGTATAATTGTATCCTGTCAGAATCGCCGGGTAAGTGTCTGCCACTGAGCCCGGACTAATCCGAGCCGCGCGCGTCAGCAAGCGGAATTATCTCGAGATGCTTATGTGGTGCATGGAACCTGCCGCACTTTAAGTAAGATTAATTCAGCCAATGATGGCATTTCAAATTTTTTAGTCACCCTATCGTAAATATACTGATAAACGTTAACTTTCAGTTTTCTGGCCGTCTGTACAATCGTGGCAAACGTATCCTTTGATTTGGTGCCATTTTGGGAGACCGTTTGGAGATTGATGTCGCGTATCCTTGCTTGAAACCGTGTCCCTAATTCAGAGGCATTGTTGTGCAATGGCAGAAATGGATGGTCTAACACCAATAATAACGCTTGTTTTTTAGCACGTGTCTTTGCAATGCGTTGATCTAAAACATCATAGCCTGTCGTGGTTGCGAACAAAGTATCAAATTGCATTGATAGTTGTTGGGCCATTGATTGAGATGGAGCCGTCTTGTAAGTCAATAATGCATGGTAGAAATCCCATAATTGCTCAAGAAATACAGCCAATATATTCTGATTCATATCTGAGAATGGAGTGAGTTTTTTATAATGACGACCTTCATGGATCCAGCACAGCGCATGATGTAGGGCCAATTTATTAAACTGAGGCGCATCATCTGTCATTAAATAATGGATGAAGTATTTCGAGTGCTGATAATAGGCAAGAGCTGCTGACTCAAGAATTATGCGTCGATTCGTGCTGTGTTTTTTTGGATTTGGAAAAAGTGTTCCCATCAAACTATCGATTGATTCACGTGTGAGGGGTTGTGCATGCAGCATTGGTTTAATTTGATCCAACCATTTTTTTGCGAGACCAAACTCATCCATTAACTCATAAGCCTCCTGATTAAACATAAACTTTAATTGGTCTCGACACAGCAACTCCAATAAGGTCAAGCGATCTTTTTTACGACGAGTGAAGTATGCTGTAAAAAAGTCATTACATAAAACATGGGTGTAGTGATTTTTGCCGTTAACACGACTGCCTGTGTCATCCATCTGCTGGTACAAGCCTGCGTTGCTACCGGCATCGACAATATCTTCTTTTTCCTGATGAAAAATATCATTGCCTTCTGTCAGCATGGAAGCAATTTTACCATGTGATATTTGAATACCACATGTTTTTAAAAAGCGCTCAATGGCGCTCTCCGTCATCCCTGCATCACGGTATAATGTGATGACCAGCGCTTTAACCCCAGGACCAAATTCACTGCCCTTATATTCGCCAGGAATCGGCGCAATAAAGGTTTTTTTCAAAGATGGTGAGTAATACGTTTCCAGCTTGAATTCAACATTATCCGTGATGATTTTTAGATCCTGGATGATTCGAATCTCAAAACCCTTGAACTTGGCGTCATCTGGCAGCGTTGCTTTGTCCAGAGCAATCGTAACACGTCTATCAATACGTACGTTTTTTTTGTCTTTGCCTGTGTTTTTATTGTTCCCTTTACCACGTTTATTGCGATCTCCTTCAGATGAATGATTGGAATTGCCTGTATTATCGCCATTGCTACCTTTGGATTGACCGCGAATATTAGGTTTGCCCTGTTCACCCTTAAGGCGGTTTATCTCATCACGTAATACTTGGTTTTCCTCTCTGAGCAAAGCATTTTCTTCGGCAAGCATTTCGACCAAATTAACCAATACCTTAATGATAGTCACGGCCTTTTTGTCGGCAAGACTATCGATATCTTTTGTTAACTCATCTAAAACTTGTTTGATTTCTTGGCGTTTCATCATCTACCACTGCGTTACTAATGCTGATACGGCAATCATAACATGACTTTTTTTGAACGCATTTTTCGAGTTTTAACGCCACTAAGGGCTAAGAAAAAATCTGACCTCAGGAGGGAGATGTTTTATTAGTGAAAGGGGCTACATTGTGATCTTGGGGATCTTAGGGCATGCATATTGCATGACTTACGTTTGATATGGAAAAACATCAGTTTTACAGAAAAACCGTGTCAATAGGTATTTTGAATATTTTTAAAGAATTCCGCTTGCTGACGCGCGCGGCTCGGATTAATCCGGACTCAGTGGCAGACACTTACCCGGCGATTCTGACAGGATACGTATAATTGTAACGAATTAAAACAGATGGCGGCTTCCCTGAATATAAAATTAGTGGAAAATCAACTGAAATCCCCTTCCGATGCCAGAACAATAATTTCCTTGCAAAAAAAACGAGAGCATTGGAATGTATCTTATGACGATGAAAATGCTTGTTATGTAAATCAGACCGATCGAAAACTTAAAATGACCCTTTACCAGGCATTTCAAGGGGAAATATCTGTTCCAACCCCTACCCAGGATGAAATAGAGACTTTAACGAAACCACGTATCCTGATTAGAAATCAAATTATCGATAACCCGGGTAAGGGCAATTGTGGCTTTTATGCTTTTGCTATTGGTTTAATTCATATAATTCAAGAGGAAAGTACTTATAAAAATAAAACAATGTTTGAACGATGGCTTGCATTGGACTCATCTCTTCTTAATCGATATGACGCTCTACGTGATTTTAAATTCGACCATCCTGATATTGCGTTATTAAATCATTTACAATCTTCGTTAAGATTAATAACCCACCATGGTCAGCTGGAAGAATTAAAAAGTGCGTGCACAGATCCCGCAAATGATTACCAGGTATTAGTTGGAAATAGCACTTATATTAAATTTGCCGAGTTTTATTATGATCGGGCTGTCGACAGACGTTTCAATGAGTTTGCAGCTTCGTCAGAAATTGGATCGGCTTTTAAGAAATTTAAGCTTGAGGTGATCCCTAACTACGAGCATTTGACCCTGGTGCCGCTATTTCTGTCTTTAATCTATGGAACGGATGTGAATCCTAAATCGATCACTTTAGAAACAAATCCAAGCGATCAATCACCAGTAATTTCTGCAATGGGAAGCATCACTCAAGATTATTTTTGGGGAACTCACCATGATTTAAACTTTTTAGCGAATATTTTTAAAGTTAATTTTCATCCTTTAGAAAATGGAGTAGCTCGTTTTCCATTTACAGATCTTGATGATCGTCCAATCATTACGATTAATAATAAAAATAATATTCATTGGACGACTCAAATTACTTTTGCCAAGCAAACATCAGGTTTTTCTTTCATAGAATGTGGCGTTTCATTAGAAAAGCAATCTTTGATTAATAATGCGCCCCTGGCTACACTAGCTAAGAAAAAAAAGAATACAAAAAAGGGTGCTATAGAAGGGGGCAGTCTTGGTGAACTTCAATTGGCCTCAGCTTTAACCCCTGCAATTAATCATCCCTTATCTTCTGCGCCAGAGAGGGTTGATGTTTTGGCTAAATCTCAAAAGAGGAATGTAAGGTTT
The sequence above is drawn from the Legionella antarctica genome and encodes:
- a CDS encoding IS66 family transposase, with the protein product MMKRQEIKQVLDELTKDIDSLADKKAVTIIKVLVNLVEMLAEENALLREENQVLRDEINRLKGEQGKPNIRGQSKGSNGDNTGNSNHSSEGDRNKRGKGNNKNTGKDKKNVRIDRRVTIALDKATLPDDAKFKGFEIRIIQDLKIITDNVEFKLETYYSPSLKKTFIAPIPGEYKGSEFGPGVKALVITLYRDAGMTESAIERFLKTCGIQISHGKIASMLTEGNDIFHQEKEDIVDAGSNAGLYQQMDDTGSRVNGKNHYTHVLCNDFFTAYFTRRKKDRLTLLELLCRDQLKFMFNQEAYELMDEFGLAKKWLDQIKPMLHAQPLTRESIDSLMGTLFPNPKKHSTNRRIILESAALAYYQHSKYFIHYLMTDDAPQFNKLALHHALCWIHEGRHYKKLTPFSDMNQNILAVFLEQLWDFYHALLTYKTAPSQSMAQQLSMQFDTLFATTTGYDVLDQRIAKTRAKKQALLLVLDHPFLPLHNNASELGTRFQARIRDINLQTVSQNGTKSKDTFATIVQTARKLKVNVYQYIYDRVTKKFEMPSLAELILLKVRQVPCTT